The Thalassospira sp. TSL5-1 genome contains the following window.
TAAAAACCGTGTTTTCTCCGCGCAACAGGTGGCAAAGGGCAAGCCTGCGCCGGATTTGTTTTTGTTTGCAGCCAAACAGATGGGCATAAGCCCGCATCATTGCCTGGTGATTGAAGACAGCCCGTCGGGTGTGGTTGCCGCCAATAGGGCAGGGATGCAGGCAGTGGGTTTTCTGGGCGGGCGTCATCGCCAGAATGCCGACCCCGCCCTATTGCATGATGCCGGGGCCTGCCATGTCGTTGCTTCTGGCGATGCGCTTTTATCCTGTTTGCGCGATATGGGCCTGGCGCGATAAACGGCCCGGCATGTGATCAGGCGATTTTCGCCATTTGCGCAGGCGGCCAGTCCAGGCTGATGGGCACACCATCAATGTCGCCCATATCCACTTCATTGAGGTTGTTGCCAGGGCCGGAGCGGTCAATGACCAGAAATTCGCTGTCGGGTTCCAGTACCAAAAGCGGATGGTGCCACACCCCCTTGTCATAGGTGATGCCCTGTTTGCCATTAGTGATAAAGGCCCGCAAATCGCCTGCCTTGGGCAGGTCGCTGGCCGGGGAGACAACGATTAAAAACCGTTGCCCCTGCATGGGGATAAAGGCCTGGGAGCCTAGCGGATGGCGCTCCATCATGGAAATGCGGATCGGCAGGGGGCGCGGATTGCCGCGAAAAATGCTGATGATCGGGCGTCCGCCATCCTCGCCGGTATCGATACCGGAAATATCGTGATAGCGGGTCGTTGTCCCCTGATTGATGCCAAAGGATTTGCGGGCTGTTTCCGTGCTGATGACATCACCAAATTCGGTGAAGGCTTCGGGTGTCAGCGGTTCGACAGTCAGTTTCATTTTAGCCCCCTTTTGCCAGCCAAACCCGTAATCAGGGTCTGGCAGGTTTGCCAAGAATGCGAATGCGGCTGATGCCGCCATCGGGTATTGAGTTAATGCGCAGGTGCGATATGGGTCCGCGTGCGGTTATGGCCGCCCCGCCAAATTCATGGATGCGGTCGGCCTGCATTTTCTGTTCGGGCAAAACGGTTTGCCAGAACATTGAGCGGGCGATGATGGATTTGTCCTTTTCGCCCTCGACATACGCCCCCTGAACCGAAACGCGGTCCGGGAAGTTGCCTTTGAAATGGCAGGTATCAATGATGATTTTATCAATCTCGCCGGGATGGCCCAGTTCAATAATCAGCCATTCATTGCCCGGTTCGCGCCGGCGGCTGGTTTCCCAGCCATCGCCCATATTCACCCCGCGCCCCGGGGCCAGCACCACATTGGGGTTGCCATAATGGGCATCCGACCAGGCAAGGGCGATGCCGCCATTGATCATGGCAGCCAGGTCCACCTGTTCGCCCTTGGCGGCCATTTCCGTCCAGTCGCGGTTGGGGCGGCCATATACCCGCAGACGGGCAATGCCGCCATCGGGGTAAATATGCAGGCGCACATGGGTATAATTCGCCTCGCTAGTGACATCGGCATAATGATGCGCGCTGGCCCCCAGCCCCTGCGGGGCGACAATTTCGGTCCAGGTGGTGGTGTCGTCCGGGTCGCCTTCGGGGCAGAAACAGCCTTCCAGCGAGGCCGCGGGCGGGAAATTGCCGGTGAAATGGCTGGTATCGATATCAACACCATAAATCCGGCCCGATGTTGCCAGGCGGACAATGGCGTAATCGTGGCCTTCCACCCGTTTGCGGCGGCTTTCCCAGCCATCCATCCATTTGCCGTTATCGTCGTATTTGTCGGGGTAAAAAATGGCCGGGGCCGATTGCAGCATGCGCTGTTTATCGGCAAAAAAATCGTCGGTGGCAAAAATGGCAACCGCGCCAAGCCGTTCATCGGCCAGATTGACAAATCGGCGGGTAAAATCCGGGGCGGTATCGCTGCTTGAATGGCTCATGGGTTTGCGTCCTGCTGATAATGTTTTGTGCCAGCTTACAGGGCCTGTAATCGCAAGAGGGCGATGCGGTGAACCTGTTGCAGGGCTTCGTTAAATTCGGTTTCGATATCGTTATTCACCCGGCGTTCAAAGGCGGCCAGAATGTCGCGACGATGATACCCCTTTACCGCAAAGATAAACGGGAAACCGAACTTGCCCTTATAGGCATCGTTCAGTTTGGAAAATCGCGCAAGTTCTTCCGCGCTGCATTGATCTAACCCGGCACCCTGCTGTTCGTTGCGTGACGATGTTGTTAAATCGGCCAGGGCCAGTTTACCGGCCAGGTCGGGGTGGGCGCGCAACAGGGCCAGTTTTTCGTCCCGTGTGGCGCGTTCAACCACCACCTGCATGGCCGATGCCAGGGTTTCCGGGGCATCCAGTGCGGGGCTGATGCCGCCTTCGGCCAGGCGTTCGGCAATCCAGGGCGAATGTTCATACACCCCGCCATATAAATTGACGAAAGACCTGGTCGCCAATGTGCTGGGCGGGTTGGTTGCAAAAAGCGAGCTTTGGTTGCCCGGCGTGCTGTCCGGGGAGGTGGTGTTGGGAGTCATATCCTGTAATCCTGTTCGTCAGGCCCGGGGAAGCGGTGTATCTGCCGTATTCACACCGGTGGCTTGTTCCGCGTTCTCATCCTGCGTTCTTACCCCGTATGGGGATGATGTTCGCGCCAGTGCCGGGCAATATCGATGCGCCGGGCAAACCATACGTCGTCATGGCTACGCACATAATCGACAAAGCGTTTTAACGCGGCAAAGCGTCCCGGACGGCCCACAAGGCGGCAATGCAACCCGACCGACAGCATTTTGGGAGTGTGCGCCCCTTCTTCATACAGGGTATCAAAGCTGTCTTTCAGGTACTGGTAATATTGCTCGCCGGAATTAAAGCCCTGCATGGCGGCAAAGCGCATGTCATTGACATCCAGCGTATAGGGCACAATAAGGTGCGGGGTTTGGGTCTGGGTGCTCCAGAACGGCAATTCATCGCTGTAATCATCGGCATCATACAGGAAACCGCCTTCTTCGGCGACCAGGCGGCGTGTATTGGGGCTGGTGCGGCCCGTATACCAGCCCAGCGGGCGTTCGCCGGTAATGTTTTTGATAATGTCGATGGCCTGGTGCAAATGGTCGCGTTCGACATTTTCCTCGATATATTGGTAATCAATCCAGCGCAGGCCGTGCGAGCAAATTTCGTGGCCGTCTTTCAGGGCGACTTCGGCCACCTTGGGCTGGCGCGAAAGCGCCATTGCCACGGCAAACAGCGTGATGGGGATTTCGCGTTCGCGAAACAGGTTCAATATCCGCCAGACCCCAACACGCGATCCATATTCATAGATCGATTCCATGCTCATATGGCGCACGCCCTGGCGCATGTCGGCACCGATCATTTCGGACAAAAAGGCTTCCGATGCCGCATCCCCGTGCAGGATGCAGTTTTCACCGCCTTCTTCGTAATTCAGCACAAACTGTACCGCGATACGGGCCTTGTTTGGCCAGTTGGCATGCGGCGGGTTCGCGCCATACCCGATCAGGTCGCGCGCATAGGGCGTGTTGGTCATCTTTGCCTCCAGACAGATCAATCCCGGTTTGGTTCGCCGGGTTATTTGGTGTAGCATTAACCATTGGCTGCGGTGCAGCAAGAGAATCTCGTGCGCGATATGCGGGAAATTTTCAAGGCGTTTTTGAAAATATGACCTGTCTGATAACGCGCAAAGACGCGGGTTTTCTGGCATTCATGGCTTTCGGGCGGTAGTCCTCTGATCCTTTTTCAAAGAATTGTTGATATAGTTTCACTTTATCGCCTCTTTTCTGAATGCCTGTTGCAGTGCGACCTTTTTAAAAAAATGACAAACAACCGGCCTTGGGCTTCAAAACAGTCACAAGACCGGATCAGAGAGGCCGGCGGGCAACCGCTCTAAAATTATATCGATAAAAACGAGAACCCTGGTTCAGTGATGCAAAGGAGGCCCGCCATGGGGCGCTTGACCACACATGTGCTTGATACGGCGCGCGGCTGCCCGGCGGGGGGCATTCGCATTGAACTGCACCGTTTTGATGGCGGCCATGATGACCGTGTCGCCCAGGCCATCACCAATGCCGATGGCCGCACCGATGCACCGTTGCTCGACGGTAAAACATTTCGTCCGGGCAAATACGAACTGGTCTTTCAGGCCGGGGATTATTTCGATGCTGCCGGTTACGATCTGCCCGATCCCAAATTCCTCGATCAGGTCGTGATCCGCTTTGGCATTGCCGATGCCGAGGCACATTATCATGTGCCGCTTTTGCTTTCGCCTTTTGGCTATTCCACCTATCGCGGCAGTTAAGAGACAATGACAAAGATGCGAAGCGACATCCGCTTTTTGCTGGGCAATGAAGAACGCCGGATCGAAAATATTGACCCGCAAACCACCGTTTTGAATTACCTGCGCCTAAGCGAACATAAATGCGGCACCAAGGAAGGCTGTGCCGAGGGCGATTGCGGGGCCTGCACCGTTGTGCTGGGCGAGGTGGATGAAACAGCCCCCGGTGCCATGCGCTATCGCACGGTCAATGCCTGCATTCAGTTTGTGCCAACCCTTGATGGCAAACAGTTGCTAACGGTCGAGCATCTGAAAGGCGCCGATGGCAGCCTGCATCCGGTTCAGCAGGCGATGGTCGATACACATGGGTCGCAATGCGGGTTTTGCACGCCCGGCTTTGTCATGAGCCTGTATAAAATCTGGCTGGATGGCGGCGAGGATGACCGCGGTGCCATCAATGATGCGCTGGCAGGAAATCTGTGCCGCTGCACCGGCTATGGCCCGATTATCGAGGCGGCGCGAACTTCCGGCGGGGCTACAATTGATGATGCTGTTGAACAATCACGCCGAAAGGATGTGGCGGACCGTTTGAAACGGCTGATGGCGGAAGGAGCCGGGCTGGAAATTGACCATCCGGGCGGGCGTTATTTCGCCCCGCGCAATAGCGATGAACTGGCGCAAATTTTGGTGACTCATCCCGATGCCGTTATTCTGGCGGGCGGGACGGATGTGGGCCTGTGGGTGACAAAACACCTGAAACGCCTGGACCCGATTGTGTATATCGGTGATGTGGCGGATTTGAAATATGTTGAATGGCACGCGGGCGATTTGCATATCGGTGCTGGTGCCACCTATAGCGCGGCGCATGACGCCTTGGGCGAGGTTGCTGCTGATTTAGGTGAGCTGGTGCGCCGTATTGGGTCGCGCCAGATCCGCAATGCCGGCACGGTGGGTGGCAACATTGCCAATGGCTCGCCGATTGGCGATACCCCGCCTGCGCTGATTGCGCTGGGTGCGCGGCTGGTTTTGCGCATGGGCGATGTGCGCCGCGAAATACCGCTGGAGGATTTTTTCATCACCTATGGCAAGCAGGACCGCGCCAAGGGCGAGTTTGTAGAAAAAATCATTGTGCCAAGGCCCGCAGGCGGTACTCAGTTCCGCGCCTGGAAAATTTCCAAACGGTTTGATCAGGATATTACCGCTGTTTTGGGGGCCTTTGTCCTTACGCTGGAAAACGGGTCGGTGGCCGATATTCGCATGGCCTTTGGCGGCATGGCAGGCACGCCGATGCGGGCCAAAAAATGCGAAGCCGCCCTTATTGGCCAGCCCTGGAACGAGGCTACCTTAAACACGGCCCGTCTGGCCCTGGCGGAGGATTTTAAACCCATGACGGATATGCGGGCCTCGGGGGAATATCGCATGCTGGTGGCGCAAAACCTGCTTGGCAAACTTTATATCGAAACCACACAGCCCGATGTGACCACCCGGCTGGTCGGAAAGGTGGCATCCAATGGCTGATCCGTGCGACATCACCATGCCTGAAATGACACTTAAAGGCGGTGTGCGCACCGCCATCAAGCATGATAGCGGCCCCAAACACGTGACCGGCGAAGCCGTTTATATCGACGATATTATCGAGCCTTACGGCACCCTGCATCTTGCCCCCGGTGCGGCAACTATTGCCCATGGCCGTATCACCAAACTGGACCTGTCAAAGGTGCGCTCGGCCCCCGGTGTTGTCTGTGTGTTAACTGCCGATGACATTCCCGGCACCAACGATATTTCACCGGCACATACCCATGACGAGCCGGTTTTGCCCGATGGCATTGTGCAGTTTTACGGCCAGCCGGTATTTTGCGTTGCTGCCGAAACCCGGGAACAGGCCCGTGCCGCAACCAAACTGGCCGAAATTGAATATGAGGAACTGCCTGCCATCCTGTCGATTGACGATGCGATGGTGCAAAAATCCTATGTTGCTGAACCGCATGTGATGAAACGGGGCGACAGTGCCGCTGCCCTCGCTCGCGCCCCGCATCGCCATGCCGCGCGGATGGTAATTGGCGGGCAGGACCATTTTTATCTCGAAGGGCATATATCCTTTGCCATCCCGCAGGAAGATGGTGACGTTTTCATTCATTGCTCCACCCAGCATCCCTCCGAAGTGCAGCACAATATCGCCAATGTTCTGGGCCGCCCGGCCAATGCGGTGACGGTGGAAGTGCGCCGCATGGGCGGGGGCTTTGGCGGCAAGGAAACACAATCTATGCAATGGGCCGCACTGGCATCCATTGTGGCGGTTAAAACCGGCCGCCCGGCCAAAATGCGCCTGGACCGCGATGATGATATGATCATGACCGGCAAGCGGCATGATTTTATTGTCGATTACGACATTGGTTTTGACGATACCGGGCGTATCTGTGGCGCAGATATTCAATATGCTGCCAATTGTGGTTTCAGCGCCGATTTGTCATCTGCGATTGCCGACCGTGCGATGTTCCATACCGATAATGCCTATTATCTGGGCGATGTCGAAATCCGCTCCTATCGCTGCAAAACCAATTTGGTCTCGAACACCGCCTTTCGCGGTTTTGGCGGCCCGCAGGGCATGGTGGCGATTGAACGGATTATCGATGAAATCGCCCTGACGCTGGGCCTGGACCCGCTTGATGTGCGCATTGCCAATTATTACGGTGGTGCCGGGCGCAATATCACCCCCTATCATATGACGGTGGAAGATAACGTTCTGCCGGAACTAACCCGCGATTTGCTGGCTAGCAGCGATTATCGGGCGCGCCGTGCCGAAATTGATGCCTTTAATGCGCAAAGTCCGGTGATTAAACGCGGCATTGCCGTAACGCCGGTCAAATTCGGTATTTCCTTTACCACTACGTTTCTTAACCAGGCCGGGGCCTTGGTGCATGTCTATCAGGATGGATCGGTGCATCTCAATCACGGCGGCACCGAAATGGGTCAGGGCCTGTTTGTCAAGGTTGCCCAGGTCGTGGCTGAGGAATTCCAGATCGATCTCGACAATATCAAAATTACCGCCACCAATACCGGCAAGGTGCCGAACACATCGGCGACGGCAGCATCGTCGGGGGCGGATATGAACGGCATGGCCGCGCGTAATGCGGCGCGCACCATCAAGGACCGGCTGGTGGCCTTTGCAAGCAGCCATTACGGGGTTGGTGAAAGCGCCATTCGCTTTGTGCCGGGTCGTGTCAAGGTCGGTGATGTTGCCGATCTCAGCTTTGCCGAATTGGTGAAAATGGCCTATTTCGCGCGCATTTCGCTGTCGGCAACGGGCTATTACGCCACACCGAAAATCCATTATGACCGCGCAACCGCATCGGGCCGGCCCTTTTATTATTTTGCCTATGGCATGGCGTGCAGCGAAGTCATGGTTGATACGCTGACGGGTGAAAACAAGGTTACTCGGGTAGATATTTTGCATGATGTGGGCCAGTCCCTGAACCCGGCGATTGACCGGGGGCAGGTGGAAGGCGGCTTTATTCAAGGCATGGGGTGGCTAACAACCGAGGAACTCTGGTGGGATGATCATGGGCGCATTCGCACCCATGCACCATCAACCTATAAAATCCCGGCCTGTTCGGACCGGCCTGATGATTTCCGGCTGGAGCTTTGGTCTTCGGGCCGTAATGTGGAGAAAACCATCCATCGGTCCAAGGCGGTGGGGGAACCGCCCCTGATGCTGGCAATTTCGGTGCATCGGGCCATTGCCCAAGCCGTGGCATCAGTCGCCGGGCATCAATTTGTGCCAGCCCTGAATACGCCCGCCACCCCCGAAGCCATTTTGCGGGCGGTGACGCGGTTAACGGAACAGGCGGCCACGTTGGCCGATGGCGGGGCGCATGACGCGAAAGAACTCGGCACAGCTGGTGCCGAGGCGAAAATGGCCGGGGTTGGTGCCCCGCAGACAGGGGTGTAACGTCCATGTCCGTTTTGTCCCCCCTCTCGCTGGATGCGCAATCATGGTCGGCTCTGCTTGCGGCGGGACAGCAGGATCAGCAGGATCAGCCCGTTGTCATGGTAACGGTGGCTGCCATTGCCGGGTCCACCCCGCGCGAGGCCGGGGCCTTTATGCTGGTCGGCAGGCATGAAACGGCGGGAACGGTTGGTGGCGGTAATCTGGAACATCAATTGGTGCGCCATGTGCGCAAAATGCTGGCCGAGGGCGGTACACCCGATGCCCATTTCATGCGCTATCCGCTGGGGCCCGCGTTGGGGCAATGTTGCGGTGGCGCGGTCGAGGTGGCGTTTCATGCTCTGGATGCGGGGCGCAAGCAGGCCTTGCATCGTGCATTAAAGGCCGTTCAATGCGGCACGGGCGATCCTGTTTGGATGATTCTGCCGGGTGATGATGCCCCAAATGCTTCCTTTGTGCCCCTGATCGGGCAGCCTGCACAGCAATTGGCGCAGGATTTTGGTGTGGTTAGGGGCGGATTTGTGGCGACTGCCGGTTTGGGTGCTTTGGGCGCTGCCGTTGCACCGGGGGCGTCGGGCAAGGCCGTTTTGGTGCGGCTGGATGACGGGGCAACGCCGCTTTGGCTTTTTGGGGCCGGGCATGTGGGGGCCGCGATTGCGCGCGCCCTTGAACCCTTGCCCTTTGCGCTGCATTGGGTGGATTCGCGTGCCGAATATATTGATATTCCGGCAAAACCGCGCCTGCATCCCATTCACAGCCCTGACCCGTGGGAAGAAATCGCCGATATGCCGCAAGGCGCGATGGCGCTGATTTTAACCCATTCCCATGCCGAAGATTTCGAGATTTGCCGCCACGCCCTGATGCGTCGTGATCTTTCCTTTGTTGGCATGATTGGCAGTGAAACCAAACGCGCACGGTTTATGGCCCGAATGCGCGAACGGGGGGTGCCCGATGCCGATTTATCGCGCCTGTGCTGCCCGATTGGCGTGCCCGGCATTACCGGCAAGCATCCGTCGGTGATTGCGGCATCGGTGGTGGCGCAACTGGTGGGCCTGCGCGAGCAGGGGCAGGCGCAACAGGCGGCCTCATCGACCGGTGCGGGTCGCGATATTGGCTAAACGATTTTAACTTCGGGGTTTTCTTGTGCCCCGGAAAAACCCAAACGGTGCGTTACCGGCTCTGCCCGGCAATAAAACCGGATCAAATAAAACCCGGATATCCGGGGCAGGACAAGAATAAGGAGAATGGGCTGTGTGTGATGATATCAGGCATAAACATATGCGCCAC
Protein-coding sequences here:
- the xdhC gene encoding xanthine dehydrogenase accessory protein XdhC; translation: MSVLSPLSLDAQSWSALLAAGQQDQQDQPVVMVTVAAIAGSTPREAGAFMLVGRHETAGTVGGGNLEHQLVRHVRKMLAEGGTPDAHFMRYPLGPALGQCCGGAVEVAFHALDAGRKQALHRALKAVQCGTGDPVWMILPGDDAPNASFVPLIGQPAQQLAQDFGVVRGGFVATAGLGALGAAVAPGASGKAVLVRLDDGATPLWLFGAGHVGAAIARALEPLPFALHWVDSRAEYIDIPAKPRLHPIHSPDPWEEIADMPQGAMALILTHSHAEDFEICRHALMRRDLSFVGMIGSETKRARFMARMRERGVPDADLSRLCCPIGVPGITGKHPSVIAASVVAQLVGLREQGQAQQAASSTGAGRDIG
- a CDS encoding ureidoglycolate lyase, with protein sequence MKLTVEPLTPEAFTEFGDVISTETARKSFGINQGTTTRYHDISGIDTGEDGGRPIISIFRGNPRPLPIRISMMERHPLGSQAFIPMQGQRFLIVVSPASDLPKAGDLRAFITNGKQGITYDKGVWHHPLLVLEPDSEFLVIDRSGPGNNLNEVDMGDIDGVPISLDWPPAQMAKIA
- the puuE gene encoding allantoinase PuuE, yielding MTNTPYARDLIGYGANPPHANWPNKARIAVQFVLNYEEGGENCILHGDAASEAFLSEMIGADMRQGVRHMSMESIYEYGSRVGVWRILNLFREREIPITLFAVAMALSRQPKVAEVALKDGHEICSHGLRWIDYQYIEENVERDHLHQAIDIIKNITGERPLGWYTGRTSPNTRRLVAEEGGFLYDADDYSDELPFWSTQTQTPHLIVPYTLDVNDMRFAAMQGFNSGEQYYQYLKDSFDTLYEEGAHTPKMLSVGLHCRLVGRPGRFAALKRFVDYVRSHDDVWFARRIDIARHWREHHPHTG
- the uraH gene encoding hydroxyisourate hydrolase — its product is MGRLTTHVLDTARGCPAGGIRIELHRFDGGHDDRVAQAITNADGRTDAPLLDGKTFRPGKYELVFQAGDYFDAAGYDLPDPKFLDQVVIRFGIADAEAHYHVPLLLSPFGYSTYRGS
- the xdhA gene encoding xanthine dehydrogenase small subunit, which encodes MRSDIRFLLGNEERRIENIDPQTTVLNYLRLSEHKCGTKEGCAEGDCGACTVVLGEVDETAPGAMRYRTVNACIQFVPTLDGKQLLTVEHLKGADGSLHPVQQAMVDTHGSQCGFCTPGFVMSLYKIWLDGGEDDRGAINDALAGNLCRCTGYGPIIEAARTSGGATIDDAVEQSRRKDVADRLKRLMAEGAGLEIDHPGGRYFAPRNSDELAQILVTHPDAVILAGGTDVGLWVTKHLKRLDPIVYIGDVADLKYVEWHAGDLHIGAGATYSAAHDALGEVAADLGELVRRIGSRQIRNAGTVGGNIANGSPIGDTPPALIALGARLVLRMGDVRREIPLEDFFITYGKQDRAKGEFVEKIIVPRPAGGTQFRAWKISKRFDQDITAVLGAFVLTLENGSVADIRMAFGGMAGTPMRAKKCEAALIGQPWNEATLNTARLALAEDFKPMTDMRASGEYRMLVAQNLLGKLYIETTQPDVTTRLVGKVASNG
- the alc gene encoding allantoicase; the encoded protein is MSHSSSDTAPDFTRRFVNLADERLGAVAIFATDDFFADKQRMLQSAPAIFYPDKYDDNGKWMDGWESRRKRVEGHDYAIVRLATSGRIYGVDIDTSHFTGNFPPAASLEGCFCPEGDPDDTTTWTEIVAPQGLGASAHHYADVTSEANYTHVRLHIYPDGGIARLRVYGRPNRDWTEMAAKGEQVDLAAMINGGIALAWSDAHYGNPNVVLAPGRGVNMGDGWETSRRREPGNEWLIIELGHPGEIDKIIIDTCHFKGNFPDRVSVQGAYVEGEKDKSIIARSMFWQTVLPEQKMQADRIHEFGGAAITARGPISHLRINSIPDGGISRIRILGKPARP
- the uraD gene encoding 2-oxo-4-hydroxy-4-carboxy-5-ureidoimidazoline decarboxylase, translated to MTPNTTSPDSTPGNQSSLFATNPPSTLATRSFVNLYGGVYEHSPWIAERLAEGGISPALDAPETLASAMQVVVERATRDEKLALLRAHPDLAGKLALADLTTSSRNEQQGAGLDQCSAEELARFSKLNDAYKGKFGFPFIFAVKGYHRRDILAAFERRVNNDIETEFNEALQQVHRIALLRLQAL
- the xdhB gene encoding xanthine dehydrogenase molybdopterin binding subunit, coding for MADPCDITMPEMTLKGGVRTAIKHDSGPKHVTGEAVYIDDIIEPYGTLHLAPGAATIAHGRITKLDLSKVRSAPGVVCVLTADDIPGTNDISPAHTHDEPVLPDGIVQFYGQPVFCVAAETREQARAATKLAEIEYEELPAILSIDDAMVQKSYVAEPHVMKRGDSAAALARAPHRHAARMVIGGQDHFYLEGHISFAIPQEDGDVFIHCSTQHPSEVQHNIANVLGRPANAVTVEVRRMGGGFGGKETQSMQWAALASIVAVKTGRPAKMRLDRDDDMIMTGKRHDFIVDYDIGFDDTGRICGADIQYAANCGFSADLSSAIADRAMFHTDNAYYLGDVEIRSYRCKTNLVSNTAFRGFGGPQGMVAIERIIDEIALTLGLDPLDVRIANYYGGAGRNITPYHMTVEDNVLPELTRDLLASSDYRARRAEIDAFNAQSPVIKRGIAVTPVKFGISFTTTFLNQAGALVHVYQDGSVHLNHGGTEMGQGLFVKVAQVVAEEFQIDLDNIKITATNTGKVPNTSATAASSGADMNGMAARNAARTIKDRLVAFASSHYGVGESAIRFVPGRVKVGDVADLSFAELVKMAYFARISLSATGYYATPKIHYDRATASGRPFYYFAYGMACSEVMVDTLTGENKVTRVDILHDVGQSLNPAIDRGQVEGGFIQGMGWLTTEELWWDDHGRIRTHAPSTYKIPACSDRPDDFRLELWSSGRNVEKTIHRSKAVGEPPLMLAISVHRAIAQAVASVAGHQFVPALNTPATPEAILRAVTRLTEQAATLADGGAHDAKELGTAGAEAKMAGVGAPQTGV